Genomic window (Pseudomonas sp. L5B5):
ATGCTGTTCCACAGCGAGGACAGCGGCGAGGACTACCTGACCAACGCCATCTGCTGTGGCGAGCTGTTGCGTGCCCTGGGCCATGCCTTGCAGATCGAAGTGGCGGACAGCGGCATCACCCTGCAACTGCAGCTGGGCCTGACCCTCGGTGATGACCTGTTCGGCATGAGCCAGATCGACCTGCTGTTGACCGAAACGGCCCAGGATGCCCTGGCACTGTCCCAGCACAGCCGCAACCTGCTGCTGGTGGAGCGCAAGGTCAACGACGATGTCCTGCTGCGCCAGCGCGCCCGTATTCGTCCGATTGCCAGCCCGGAGGGCGCCTGCTGCGTCGAACGCCTGATGGAGCCCTACCCATCGATGCTGGAGCGGCAACTGGCACGCATGCATGAGACGCGGGCCAAGCTGTAAGGTTGTCCCGCGCAAGAAGAAGCCCGCCAAGTGCGGGCTTTTTTGTGGGCGTTGTGTAGCGGCTGTCGCAGCCTGCGAAAAACCCCGAAAGGCTTCATGCCAGTGATATCGCCGCGAGCCTGCGGTCCGTTCGCAACCTTCGGTAGCGGCTACAGGGATGCTGGCCAGAAGCAGAAACGACAAGGCCCGCTGTTGGGCGGGCCTTGTCTTTCAGGCTTTCAGCTCAGAAGCGGAACACTTCCATATCCGTGCGGATCGGCGTGGCCATCGGGATTTTCGGCCGCTTTTCCTGCTCTGCCGGCTTGGGCGCCGGTGCAGGCGCCGCCTTGCGCGGCACCTCGGCCACGGCTGGCTGATTGGCCAGGGGCTTGAGGGCGCCCGACAACTGCTCGGCCAGGCGCTGCAACAGCACGCCCTGTGCCTGCACCTGGGAAGCCGTGGTCCCCGCATGCTGCTCCTGCAGGTGGACAATGCGGTTGTCACGGACCTGGCCACGACGATCGATCAGGCGCCATTGCGCGTCGAGCACCGCCGGTTGCGACTTGCCGGAATCCAGGCGGGTGATTGACAACAGCACCTGGACATCCGGGGTAAAGCCGCTGGTGGCAGGGGCCAGCACCACTCGCTGGCTATCCAGGTGGCCGGCCACCTGACGCAGCAGCAACTGATCGATGTCCGAAGACAGGCTACCGGCCCAGCGGCCATCGGTGGACGCCTGCAAGCTGCCATCGTCCTGGCGCTGCAACAGGGTTTCACGCTGCAGGTAATCGGCAATCAGTACCGGACCCAGCAATACCGACATGCCGGTGCTGGCCGGCTGGGCTGGACTTCCGCTGTCCAGCTGATACAGCGACACCGGTTGGTGAACGCTGCAACCCGCCAGGCCAAGAACACCCGCGAGCAGGAAAAAAAGAGGAAAACGCAGAGCAGTCATCATCCCATCCAGGTGGCGGCCATCAGGCCGGCCACAGTGAAAATACTCAAAAAAACCGAATAACGCCGGACCAGGCCGGCGTTTGAAAGCGCATATCATCCGTGAATATGCGCCATGACTCCAGTGTTCCAGCATCGATCTGCTGGTTAAATGACCGATCGGCCCTCTTAACTGAGAGGTTCTACCAACAACGCATCCACTCGCTGGAAACCTCGCGGCAGCTTGTTGCCACGGCGCCCACGCTCGCCCTTGTAGTGCTCCAGGTCATCGGCCTTGAGCGACAGGGTACGCTTGCCCGCCTGCAACACCAGGGTCGCGCCTTCCGCCAGCACCGCGATATCGGTCACATACTCTTCACGACTGGCGACCCGCTCGCCAGGAATCCCGATGATCTTGTTGCCCTTGCCCTTGCCCAACTGCGGTAGGTCGCTGATCTTGAACACCAGCAGGCGACCCTCGGTAGTCACCGAGGCCAACCAGTTCTGCTCGCGATCGGCCACCGGCCTTGGCGCCAGGACCCTGGCATTGTTCGGCAGGCTCAACAGCGCCTTGCCCGCCTTGTTCTTGGCCTGCAAGTCCTCGCCCTTGACCACGAAACCGTAACCGGCGTCGGAGGCGATCACATACAGTGCCTCGTCCTCGGGTAACAGCACGCACTCGAAGGTCGCGCCTGGCGGCGGCGTCAGGCGGCCGGTCAGCGGCTCGCCCTGGCCACGGGCCGACGGCAGCGTATGGGCCGCCACCGAATAACTGCGACCAGTGGAGTCGATGAACACTGCGAACTGGTTGGACCGCCCGGCTGCGGCAGTCTTGAAACCGTCGCCGGCCTTATATGACAGACCGGTGGCGTCGATCTCATGGCCCTTGGCCGAACGAATCCAGCCTTTTTCCGACAATACGACGGTCACTTTTTCGTTCGGTAGCAGATCGTGCTCAGTCAGCGCCTTGGCTTCGGCACGCTCGACGATTGGCGAGCGGCGGTCGTCGCCATAGGTTTCAGCATCCTTGAGCAGCTCAGTACGTACCAGCTTCTTCAGCTTGGCTTCGCTGCCCAGCAACGCTTGCAGCTTGGCCTGTTCCTTGAGCAGTTCATCCTGCTCATCACGCAGCTTCATCTCTTCCAGTCGCGCCAACTGACGCAGGCGAGTATCGAGGATGTAGTCGGCCTGGATTTCGCTGAGGGCGAAACGCTCGATCAGCTTCGCCTTCGGATGCTCCTCGGTGCGGATGATGTGGATCACTTCATCCAGGTTGAGGTAGGCAATCAGCAAACCGTCCAACAGGTGCAGGCGACGCTCGACCTTGTCGAGGCGGAATTGCAGGCGGCGACGCACGGTCTGCACTCGGAACTCCAGCCACTCCACCAGCAAGGCGCGCAGGTTTTTCAGCTGCGGCTTGCCGTCCAGACCGATGATGTTGACGTTGACCCGGTAGGTCGACTCCAGCTCGGTGCTGGCAAACAGATGCTGCATCAGCGCTTCGTGATCGACCCGGCTGTTGACCGGAATGATCACGATGCGGCAAGGGTTTTCGTGGTCGGACTCGTCGCGCAGGTCAGCAATCTGCGGTGCTTTCGATGGCTTGGCCTGCATCAGCGCAGCGATCTGCTCCAGCACTTTGGCCCCGGAGACCTGGTGCGGCAGCGCGGTGACCACGATGTCACCGTCCTCGACGTGATACACGGCGCGCATGCGCACCGAGCCCTTGCCGGTTTCGTACATTTTCAGCAGGTCGGCACGCGGGGTGATGATTTCCGCTTCGGTCGGGTAATCCGGGCCCTGGATGTGCTCGCAGAGTTGCTCGACCGTGGCCTTGGGTTCATCGAGCAGGCGCACGCAGGCGCTGGCCACTTCCCGCAGGTTGTGCGGCGGTACGTCGGTGGCCATGCCCACGGCGATGCCCGTGGTGCCGTTGAGCAGGATGTTCGGCAGGCGCGCCGGCAGCACCAGCGGCTCCTGCAGCGTGCCGTCGAAGTTCGGCCCCCAGTCTGCGGTGCCCTGGCCCAGCTCGCTGAGCAGCACTTCGGAGTAGCGTGACAGGCGTGCCTCGGTGTAACGCATGGCCGCGAAGGACTTTGGATCGTCCGGCGCGCCCCAGTTGCCCTGGCCATCCACCAGCGTGTAGCGATAGCTGAACGGCTGGGCCATCAGCACCATCGCTTCGTAGCAGGCGGAGTCGCCGTGCGGGTGGAACTTGCCGAGCACGTCGCCCACGGTACGCGCGGACTTCTTGTGCTTGGAGTCGGCATCCAGCCCCAGCTCACTCATGGCGTAGACGATACGCCGCTGTACCGGTTTCAGGCCGTCGCCGATATGCGGCAGAGCACGGTCCATGATCACGTACATGGAGTAGTTGAGGTAGGCATTTTCGGTGAAGTCAGCCAGTGACCGGCGTTCTACGCCATCCAGACTGAGATCAAGGGAGTCGCTCATGCGGGCCTCATTGGTTCGTGGTCTGGCGCAGCAGCATGGTGCCGCCGCGCTGAGTAAATTCAAGTTTCTTCAATGCGCTCATGCCCAGCAGAACCTGGTCGCCGTCGAGTCCCGAGGCCACCACGGCACGGACATCGCGCAAGGTGATATCCCCCAGTTGCAGGCGTTCGATACGCGTCCGGTAGCCTTCGCTGCGACCGTTGGCAGTGCTCAAGGTAACGGGCAGCCCCTGCTCCAGGCCCAGGCGTTCGGCCAACCCGGAGGGAACCGAGACGTCGGTGGCGCCGGTATCGAGCATGAACTGCACCGGCTGGCCGTTGATATGGCCGCTGGCGACGAAATGCCCCTGGCCATTGCCGACCAGCTTCACTTCGATGTAACCCTCATGCTGTTGCGAACTGACGACAGTGTTGGGATTTTCCTGACGCGCTTCCCAGTCGGCGAAGAACCGCGTGGCCAGGAACAACCCCGCCGCCCAGGCCAGGATCAGCAGTACCCTGCCGGCACTGCGGCCCGGTTGCTGGCTCATGGCTTGGCACTCCAGCCGCCTTCAGGCGCGGCGAAGCGCCAGACGATCGGGCGAGTCTCGCCATCGGCACGGGCGCCATTGTTGTTGTCCAGGCCGATCCAGGCGCCCTGGGCATCCACCACCAGGGCTTCCGCCAGGCCATAAGGCTGTGGATAACGACGCGTCTCCACCAGGGCTTGCGCGGCGAAGGACCAGCACTGCTCGACCTTGGCGCTCTGCGCATCCCGGCGACAGATCTGGTAGGCGTTGCGTTCCAGGGTGAACAGCTTGCCGTCGAACAGCGAAAGATCGGCGAAATCCCGAGTCACGGCCTTGGCATGGGGCACTTGCTCGGGCTGCATCTGCAGGCCGGCTTCGCTGAGCAGCACGCAACGGCCATCGCAATCCCAGGTGGTCTGCCCGCGCTTGATCAGCAACAAGCCACGCCGCTCGCGTTCGGCCGCCAGCCAGATGCGATCCCCGGCAGGGTTCACCGCCAGGCCTTCGAACAGGGCATTGAAGTGCAGCAGCATGCCACTGGCCCGGGCTTCGCGAACCATCAGCGGGGAGATCTTCAACCAGTCGGGCGCGCCCTGGACCGGGACCTGCAACACCGTGGCGTGGGCTTCGCTGACCACATACTTGTTGCCGGCGGCGTCACAGGAGATGCCTTCGAAATCCAGGTCTCCGCCCCGCACGAAGGAGGCGGCCCAGGTCCGCGACTTCAGGCCCCAGGGCAAGCCGGTATCGGGCACCGGTGGCACTTGCAGCTTGACCGTCTCGGCCTGCCAGACGGTGTCGCGGGTATCGAGCCGGTAGATCTGGTCGTCGTCGCGGTCCGAGACGGTCCACAGTTCCTGGCCGCACAGGGCCAGGCCGGACAGGTTGCCGCCGCGCATCCCTTCAACGGGATGCTCGGACAACAAGCTCAGCTCGGGGGCTGGCGCCGCCGCCACCGAGGTTGCCGATAGCGCCAGGGCCAGGGCAAAACCTCTATGCATCAGGCCAGCACCTCGGCCAGGTTGCCCTTGGTCTCCAGCCAGGACTTGCGGTCGCCGGCGCGCTTCTTGGCCAGCAGCATGTCCATGATTTCCGCGGTGGCCTCGACGTCGTCCAGGGTCAACTGCACCAGCCGCCGGGTGTTGGGGTCCATGGTGGTCTCGCGCAGTTGCGGCGGGTTCATCTCACCCAGGCCCTTGAATCGGGTGACCTGCGGTTTGCCGCGCTTCTTCTCGGCCACCAGGCGATCGAGAATGCCGTCGCGCTCGGCCTCGTCCAGGGCGTAGTAGATTTCCTTGCCCAGGTCGATGCGGTACAGCGGCGGCATGGCCACGTAGACGTGACCGGCATCCACCAACGGACGGAAATGCTGGACGAACAGCGCACAGAGCAAGGTTGCGATATGCAGGCCATCGGAGTCGGCGTCGGCCAGGATGCAGATCTTGCCGTAGCGCAACTGGCTCATGTCCTCGGCACCCGGGTCGACACCGATGGCCACGGCGATGTTGTGCACTTCCTGGCTGGCCAGGACTTCGCTGCCGTCCACTTCCCAGGTGTTGAGGATCTTGCCGCGCAACGGCAGGATCGCCTGGAACTCCTTGTCCCGCGCCTGCTTGGCCGAACCGCCGGCGGAGTCACCCTCCACCAGGAACAGCTCGGAGCGCATCGGGTCCTGGCCGGCGCAATCGGCCAGCTTGCCCGGCAGTGCCGGGCCCTGGGTAATGCGCTTGCGCTCGACCTTCTTGCTGGCCTTCAAACGGCGACCGGCGTTGCTGATGGCCAGCTCCGCCAGCTGCATGCCCAGCTCCGGGTTGGCGTTGAGCCACAGGCTGAAGGCGTCCTTGACCACACCGGAAACGAAGGCTGCCGCCTCGCGGGACGATAGGCGTTCCTTGGTCTGGCCAGAGAACTGCGCGTCCTGCATCTTCATCGACAGGACGAACGCGATCCGCTCCCAGACGTCTTCCGGCGCCAGCTTGAGCCCGCGCGGCAACAGGTTGCGGAATTCGCAGAACTCACGCATGGCATCCAGCAGGCCCTGGCGCAAACCATTGACGTGGGTGCCGCCCTGGGCGGTGGGAATCAGGTTGACGTAGCTTTCCTGGACACTATCGCCGCCCTCGGGCAGCCACAGCAAAGCCCAGTCCACCGCTTCCTTGTTCCCCGCCAGGCTGCCGCAGAATGGCTCGACCGGCAGGCGCTCGAACTCGCTGACGGCGTCGACCAGGTAGGAGCGCAGGCCGTCCTCGTAATGCCACTCGACCTTCTCGCCAGTGCCCTTGTCTTCGAAGCTGACCAGCAGCCCCGGGCACAATACGGCCTTGGCCTTGAGCACATGCTTGAGGCGGCTGACGGAGAACTTCGGCGAATCGAAGTACTTGGGATCCGGGGCGAAAAACACGCTGGTACCGGTATTGCGCTTGCCAACGGTGCCGACCACTTCCAGTTCGGAAGCCTTGTAGCCGTCGGCAAAGGTCATCTGGTACTCGCTGCCATCACGCTTGACCCGCACCCGCACCTGGCTGGACAGGGCGTTGACCACGGAAATGCCCAC
Coding sequences:
- a CDS encoding membrane integrity-associated transporter subunit PqiC, which produces MTALRFPLFFLLAGVLGLAGCSVHQPVSLYQLDSGSPAQPASTGMSVLLGPVLIADYLQRETLLQRQDDGSLQASTDGRWAGSLSSDIDQLLLRQVAGHLDSQRVVLAPATSGFTPDVQVLLSITRLDSGKSQPAVLDAQWRLIDRRGQVRDNRIVHLQEQHAGTTASQVQAQGVLLQRLAEQLSGALKPLANQPAVAEVPRKAAPAPAPKPAEQEKRPKIPMATPIRTDMEVFRF
- a CDS encoding TIGR02281 family clan AA aspartic protease, giving the protein MSQQPGRSAGRVLLILAWAAGLFLATRFFADWEARQENPNTVVSSQQHEGYIEVKLVGNGQGHFVASGHINGQPVQFMLDTGATDVSVPSGLAERLGLEQGLPVTLSTANGRSEGYRTRIERLQLGDITLRDVRAVVASGLDGDQVLLGMSALKKLEFTQRGGTMLLRQTTNQ
- the parE gene encoding DNA topoisomerase IV subunit B, with protein sequence MATPSASSYNADAIEVLSGLDPVRKRPGMYTDTTRPNHLAQEVIDNSVDEALAGHAKSIQVILHADHSLEVSDDGRGMPVDIHPEEGVSGIELILTKLHAGGKFSNKNYQFSGGLHGVGISVVNALSSQVRVRVKRDGSEYQMTFADGYKASELEVVGTVGKRNTGTSVFFAPDPKYFDSPKFSVSRLKHVLKAKAVLCPGLLVSFEDKGTGEKVEWHYEDGLRSYLVDAVSEFERLPVEPFCGSLAGNKEAVDWALLWLPEGGDSVQESYVNLIPTAQGGTHVNGLRQGLLDAMREFCEFRNLLPRGLKLAPEDVWERIAFVLSMKMQDAQFSGQTKERLSSREAAAFVSGVVKDAFSLWLNANPELGMQLAELAISNAGRRLKASKKVERKRITQGPALPGKLADCAGQDPMRSELFLVEGDSAGGSAKQARDKEFQAILPLRGKILNTWEVDGSEVLASQEVHNIAVAIGVDPGAEDMSQLRYGKICILADADSDGLHIATLLCALFVQHFRPLVDAGHVYVAMPPLYRIDLGKEIYYALDEAERDGILDRLVAEKKRGKPQVTRFKGLGEMNPPQLRETTMDPNTRRLVQLTLDDVEATAEIMDMLLAKKRAGDRKSWLETKGNLAEVLA
- the parC gene encoding DNA topoisomerase IV subunit A — protein: MSDSLDLSLDGVERRSLADFTENAYLNYSMYVIMDRALPHIGDGLKPVQRRIVYAMSELGLDADSKHKKSARTVGDVLGKFHPHGDSACYEAMVLMAQPFSYRYTLVDGQGNWGAPDDPKSFAAMRYTEARLSRYSEVLLSELGQGTADWGPNFDGTLQEPLVLPARLPNILLNGTTGIAVGMATDVPPHNLREVASACVRLLDEPKATVEQLCEHIQGPDYPTEAEIITPRADLLKMYETGKGSVRMRAVYHVEDGDIVVTALPHQVSGAKVLEQIAALMQAKPSKAPQIADLRDESDHENPCRIVIIPVNSRVDHEALMQHLFASTELESTYRVNVNIIGLDGKPQLKNLRALLVEWLEFRVQTVRRRLQFRLDKVERRLHLLDGLLIAYLNLDEVIHIIRTEEHPKAKLIERFALSEIQADYILDTRLRQLARLEEMKLRDEQDELLKEQAKLQALLGSEAKLKKLVRTELLKDAETYGDDRRSPIVERAEAKALTEHDLLPNEKVTVVLSEKGWIRSAKGHEIDATGLSYKAGDGFKTAAAGRSNQFAVFIDSTGRSYSVAAHTLPSARGQGEPLTGRLTPPPGATFECVLLPEDEALYVIASDAGYGFVVKGEDLQAKNKAGKALLSLPNNARVLAPRPVADREQNWLASVTTEGRLLVFKISDLPQLGKGKGNKIIGIPGERVASREEYVTDIAVLAEGATLVLQAGKRTLSLKADDLEHYKGERGRRGNKLPRGFQRVDALLVEPLS
- a CDS encoding esterase-like activity of phytase family protein; translation: MHRGFALALALSATSVAAAPAPELSLLSEHPVEGMRGGNLSGLALCGQELWTVSDRDDDQIYRLDTRDTVWQAETVKLQVPPVPDTGLPWGLKSRTWAASFVRGGDLDFEGISCDAAGNKYVVSEAHATVLQVPVQGAPDWLKISPLMVREARASGMLLHFNALFEGLAVNPAGDRIWLAAERERRGLLLIKRGQTTWDCDGRCVLLSEAGLQMQPEQVPHAKAVTRDFADLSLFDGKLFTLERNAYQICRRDAQSAKVEQCWSFAAQALVETRRYPQPYGLAEALVVDAQGAWIGLDNNNGARADGETRPIVWRFAAPEGGWSAKP